In the genome of Streptococcus oralis, one region contains:
- a CDS encoding N-acetylmuramoyl-L-alanine amidase gives MKKFILASAVVLSIAGLAQAPIYAEESNANPPATTEQSNSKEDKKDLSIKNEEETTTLPKDKVKEETPKKEGWQEENKHWRFYENNQPVLKWKKIQDKWYYFDNDGNRLSDTIFDDYVLNKDGVMVENGWVALEGKWYYASESGKIIQQKWKKIGGVWYYFDKDGVMLSQTIVDGYLLTKSGAMAENGWVKVDQNWYYVTPSGRISQDKWEKVNSSWYYFDKNGVMLSKTTIGAYLLGSSGAMAENSWVKIDQNWYYANEYGKYSQDKWEKIKGTWYAFEQNGVMLSNKWKGSYYLKSSGAMAEKEWIFDKAYNSWFYLKADGRYANQEWIGAYYLKSGGYMAKNEWIYDDYYKARYYLDDSGHYVSGTYKIDGKEHLFQKYGQWISEVSTEGGFVKGQYSNTIFLDPGHGGRDSGAFYYNVAEKDLNMQVYRKLRKKLEELGYTVLTSRDSDIDVDFKTERSRMVNKTNSDIFISIHFNATGSIHSKASGIQTYSYSDEPDYPSKINKYWHNHPDRMSESKRLAAAIHSSLLAETGAKDAGLLESSFAVLRETAKPAVLLELGYMDNFTENQRIRDDRYQDRLVAGIVKGIQKYYAGK, from the coding sequence TTGAAAAAGTTTATATTGGCAAGTGCTGTTGTCCTTTCAATAGCAGGATTGGCACAAGCACCTATCTACGCAGAGGAAAGTAATGCTAATCCTCCTGCTACCACCGAACAAAGCAACTCTAAGGAAGATAAGAAAGATCTTTCAATTAAAAATGAAGAGGAGACTACAACACTTCCAAAAGACAAGGTAAAAGAAGAAACCCCTAAAAAAGAAGGATGGCAGGAGGAAAACAAACACTGGCGTTTCTATGAAAACAATCAGCCTGTCCTCAAATGGAAAAAAATTCAAGATAAGTGGTACTATTTTGACAACGATGGAAACCGACTCAGTGATACCATCTTTGATGACTATGTTCTCAATAAAGACGGGGTTATGGTAGAAAATGGCTGGGTAGCTCTTGAGGGTAAATGGTACTACGCCAGTGAGTCTGGAAAAATAATCCAACAAAAATGGAAAAAAATCGGAGGAGTTTGGTACTACTTTGACAAGGATGGCGTCATGCTCAGTCAAACAATCGTTGATGGTTATCTCCTTACTAAAAGTGGGGCTATGGCGGAGAATGGCTGGGTAAAGGTTGACCAAAATTGGTATTATGTCACACCATCTGGCAGAATCTCGCAAGACAAATGGGAGAAAGTCAACAGTTCATGGTATTATTTTGACAAAAACGGCGTGATGCTCAGCAAAACGACCATTGGTGCTTACCTGCTAGGCAGTAGCGGGGCCATGGCGGAAAACTCCTGGGTGAAGATTGACCAAAATTGGTATTACGCTAATGAATATGGGAAATACAGCCAAGATAAATGGGAGAAAATCAAAGGAACTTGGTACGCCTTTGAACAAAATGGAGTCATGCTTTCCAATAAATGGAAAGGAAGCTACTACCTCAAATCTAGTGGAGCCATGGCGGAAAAAGAGTGGATCTTTGACAAGGCCTACAACAGTTGGTTCTATCTAAAAGCGGATGGCCGTTATGCAAATCAGGAGTGGATTGGAGCCTACTATCTCAAGTCTGGTGGCTATATGGCCAAGAATGAGTGGATTTATGACGACTATTACAAGGCTCGTTACTATTTGGACGATAGCGGCCATTATGTTTCAGGAACCTACAAGATAGACGGCAAGGAACATTTGTTCCAAAAATACGGCCAATGGATTTCTGAAGTTTCAACAGAAGGTGGATTTGTAAAAGGTCAATACAGCAATACCATTTTCCTAGATCCTGGGCATGGTGGTCGAGATTCAGGTGCCTTTTACTACAATGTAGCTGAAAAAGATCTCAACATGCAAGTCTATCGTAAACTGCGTAAGAAATTAGAAGAATTAGGTTATACTGTCCTCACATCACGTGACAGTGATATCGATGTTGATTTTAAGACTGAGCGTTCAAGAATGGTAAATAAAACCAACTCTGATATCTTTATCAGTATCCATTTCAACGCTACTGGAAGCATTCACTCAAAAGCAAGTGGTATTCAAACCTACTCCTATAGCGATGAACCTGACTATCCAAGTAAGATTAATAAATACTGGCACAACCATCCTGATCGTATGAGTGAAAGCAAGCGCCTCGCTGCTGCTATCCACTCCTCTCTCCTAGCCGAAACTGGTGCCAAGGATGCTGGCTTATTGGAAAGTAGCTTCGCCGTACTACGCGAAACTGCCAAACCAGCCGTCCTCCTAGAACTTGGTTATATGGATAATTTCACTGAAAATCAACGGATTCGTGATGATCGATACCAAGATAGACTAGTCGCAGGTATTGTGAAAGGCATCCAAAAATACTACGCTGGTAAATAA
- a CDS encoding LysR family transcriptional regulator — translation MRIQQLHYIIKIVETGSMNEAAKQLFITQPSLSNAVRDLENEMGIEIFIRNPKGITLTRDGMEFLSYARQVVEQTQLLEERYKNPVAHRELFSVSSQHYAFVVNAFVSLLKKSDMEKYELFLRETRTWEIIDDVKNFRSEVGVLFLNSYNRDVLTKMLDDNHLLAHHLFTAQPHIFVSKTNPLAKKDKVKLADLEDFPYLSYDQGTHNSFYFSEEILSQEHHKKSIVVSDRATLFNLLIGLDGYTIATGILNSNLNGDNIVSIPLDIDDPIELVYIQHEKTSLSKMGERFIEYLLEEVQFDS, via the coding sequence ATGAGAATTCAACAACTACACTATATTATCAAAATCGTCGAAACTGGCTCTATGAATGAGGCAGCCAAGCAACTCTTTATCACCCAACCCAGTCTCTCAAATGCCGTTCGAGACTTGGAAAATGAAATGGGCATTGAAATCTTTATCCGCAATCCCAAGGGCATTACCTTGACCCGTGATGGGATGGAGTTTCTCTCCTATGCCCGTCAAGTTGTCGAGCAAACCCAGCTTCTGGAGGAACGCTATAAAAATCCTGTCGCCCACCGCGAACTTTTCAGCGTTTCGTCTCAACACTATGCCTTTGTAGTCAATGCCTTTGTCTCCCTGCTCAAGAAAAGCGATATGGAAAAATACGAACTTTTCCTTCGTGAAACTCGGACTTGGGAGATTATCGATGACGTCAAGAACTTCCGTAGTGAGGTTGGTGTCCTCTTTTTGAATAGCTACAACCGCGATGTTTTAACGAAAATGCTAGATGACAACCACCTCTTAGCTCACCACCTCTTTACCGCTCAACCCCATATCTTTGTCAGCAAGACCAACCCTCTAGCTAAAAAAGATAAGGTCAAACTGGCTGATTTGGAAGACTTTCCTTATCTGAGTTATGACCAGGGGACGCACAACTCCTTCTACTTTTCAGAGGAGATTCTTTCACAAGAGCACCACAAGAAATCCATCGTAGTCAGTGACCGTGCCACCCTCTTTAACCTTTTGATTGGTTTGGATGGTTACACCATTGCAACAGGGATTTTGAACAGCAACCTTAACGGAGACAATATCGTTTCCATTCCACTGGACATTGACGATCCCATTGAGCTGGTCTATATCCAGCATGAAAAAACCAGCCTGTCTAAGATGGGCGAACGCTTTATCGAATACTTACTAGAAGAAGTTCAATTCGATAGTTGA
- a CDS encoding YqgQ family protein, which yields MKAMKTFYDVQQFLKQFGIIVYMGKRLYDIELMKLELSRIYDAGLMDKLDYLEAEAVLRREHKIELDYIEKNGDKNL from the coding sequence ATGAAAGCTATGAAAACATTCTATGATGTGCAGCAATTTCTCAAACAGTTTGGCATTATTGTTTACATGGGGAAGCGCTTGTATGATATTGAACTGATGAAGCTCGAACTCTCTCGGATCTATGATGCAGGTCTGATGGACAAGTTAGACTATCTAGAGGCGGAAGCTGTTCTTCGTAGAGAGCACAAGATAGAATTAGATTACATAGAGAAAAATGGAGATAAGAACTTATGA
- a CDS encoding rhodanese-like domain-containing protein, whose translation MTIWIVWGIVLAMAAWMGYNYLRIRRAAKIVDNAEFEALIRKGQLIDLRDPAEFHRKHILGARNIPSNQLKSSLAALRKDKPVLLYENQRGQRVTNVALYLKKQGFSEIYILSYGLDSWNGKVKTS comes from the coding sequence ATGACAATTTGGATTGTTTGGGGAATCGTTCTGGCGATGGCGGCATGGATGGGTTATAACTACCTTCGTATTCGTCGTGCGGCTAAGATTGTGGACAATGCAGAATTTGAAGCCTTGATTCGGAAAGGGCAATTGATTGATTTGCGCGACCCAGCAGAATTTCACAGAAAACATATCCTCGGAGCTCGCAATATTCCTTCAAATCAGTTGAAGTCAAGCCTTGCAGCCCTTCGCAAGGATAAACCTGTCCTTCTCTATGAAAACCAACGCGGACAACGAGTGACCAATGTAGCACTTTATCTGAAAAAACAAGGTTTCTCTGAGATTTATATCCTTTCTTATGGATTGGATTCTTGGAACGGGAAGGTCAAGACTAGCTAA
- a CDS encoding DUF4190 domain-containing protein, which yields MLGILSIVLGLLSPIVGLVLGIIGLVLAFSYQKESQLDYKTEKILNIVGLVVSVLNWILAIAIVFR from the coding sequence ATTTTAGGTATCCTATCTATTGTGCTCGGTTTGCTATCTCCAATAGTAGGTCTGGTTTTGGGGATCATAGGATTGGTCTTGGCTTTTTCATACCAAAAAGAGTCACAATTAGACTATAAGACAGAAAAGATTCTCAATATCGTAGGACTTGTAGTTTCTGTCCTTAACTGGATATTAGCCATTGCAATAGTTTTTAGATAA
- a CDS encoding 16S rRNA pseudouridine(516) synthase produces the protein MRLDRLLAQEKISRKAMKRALLKKEILVDDCPARSLAQNIDTGLQKLVFQGRQIQGYEHNYLMLHKPNGVVTASKDKKLPTVMNLLPPDIQSDQLYAVGRLDRDTTGLLLLTDNGPLGFQLLHPQYHVDKSYQVEVNGLLTSDHIQKFKDGIVFLDGTTCKPAQLEILSSSPSSSQASITISEGKFHQVKKMFLSVGVKVTSLKRVQFGDFTLDPDLAEGQFRPLNPEELEIIKNYLEKSG, from the coding sequence ATGCGTTTAGATAGATTATTAGCCCAAGAAAAGATCAGTCGCAAGGCTATGAAACGGGCACTTTTAAAAAAAGAAATCCTAGTGGACGATTGTCCAGCTCGCTCCCTGGCTCAAAATATCGATACAGGATTGCAGAAATTAGTCTTTCAAGGACGGCAAATCCAAGGCTACGAGCACAACTACCTCATGCTTCATAAGCCAAACGGAGTCGTTACAGCTAGCAAGGATAAGAAACTCCCAACCGTCATGAACCTCCTCCCACCTGACATCCAGTCTGACCAACTCTATGCTGTCGGCAGACTAGACCGCGATACAACGGGACTGCTCCTTCTGACAGACAATGGACCTCTTGGTTTTCAGCTCCTCCATCCCCAGTACCATGTCGATAAATCCTATCAAGTAGAGGTCAATGGACTGCTCACGTCAGACCATATCCAAAAATTCAAAGATGGGATTGTCTTTTTAGATGGGACCACCTGTAAACCTGCTCAGCTAGAAATTCTGTCCTCAAGTCCTTCCTCTAGTCAAGCCTCCATCACCATCTCTGAAGGCAAGTTTCATCAAGTCAAGAAGATGTTTCTATCTGTTGGTGTCAAGGTGACCTCTCTAAAACGAGTTCAGTTCGGTGATTTCACTTTAGACCCTGACCTAGCTGAAGGTCAATTCCGTCCCTTGAATCCAGAAGAATTAGAGATCATTAAAAACTATTTAGAGAAAAGTGGATAA
- the typA gene encoding translational GTPase TypA: MTKLREDIRNIAIIAHVDHGKTTLVDELLKQSETLDARTELAERAMDSNDIEKERGITILAKNTAVAYKGTRINIMDTPGHADFGGEVERIMKMVDGVVLVVDAYEGTMPQTRFVLKKALEQDLVPIVVVNKIDKPSARPAEVVDEVLELFIELGADDDQLDFPVVYASAINGTSSLSDDPADQEATMAPIFDTIIEHIPAPVDNSDEPLQFQVSLLDYNDFVGRIGIGRVFRGSVKVGDQVTLSKLDGTTKNFRVTKLFGFFGLERREIQEAKAGDLIAVSGMEDIFVGETITPTDAVEALPILHIDEPTLQMTFLVNNSPFAGKEGKWVTSRKVEERLQAELQTDVSLRVDPTDSPDKWTVSGRGELHLSILIETMRREGYELQVSRPEVIVKEIDGVKCEPFERVQIDTPEEYQGSVIQSLSERKGEMLDMISTGNGQTRLVFLVPARGLIGYSTEFLSMTRGYGIMNHTFDQYLPLIPGEIGGRHRGALVSIDAGKATTYSIMSIEERGTIFVNPGTEVYEGMIIGENSRENDLTVNITKAKQMTNVRSATKDQTAVIKTPRILTLEESLEFLNDDEYMEVTPESIRLRKQILNKAEREKANKKKKSAE, from the coding sequence ATGACAAAATTAAGAGAAGATATCCGTAACATTGCGATTATCGCCCACGTTGACCACGGTAAAACAACCCTCGTTGACGAATTATTGAAACAATCTGAAACTCTTGATGCACGTACTGAATTAGCAGAGCGCGCTATGGACTCAAACGATATCGAAAAAGAGCGTGGAATTACCATCCTTGCTAAAAATACAGCCGTTGCCTACAAGGGAACCCGTATCAATATCATGGACACACCAGGACACGCGGACTTCGGTGGAGAAGTTGAGCGTATTATGAAAATGGTTGACGGTGTTGTCTTGGTCGTAGATGCCTACGAAGGAACCATGCCACAAACTCGTTTCGTATTGAAAAAAGCCTTGGAACAAGATCTTGTCCCAATCGTGGTTGTTAATAAAATCGACAAACCATCAGCTCGTCCAGCAGAAGTAGTGGATGAAGTCTTGGAACTCTTCATCGAGCTTGGTGCAGATGATGACCAGCTTGATTTTCCTGTCGTTTATGCTTCAGCTATCAACGGAACATCTTCATTGTCAGATGATCCTGCTGACCAAGAAGCAACAATGGCGCCAATCTTTGATACCATCATCGAACATATCCCAGCTCCAGTAGATAACTCAGATGAGCCTTTGCAGTTCCAAGTGTCACTTTTGGACTACAACGACTTCGTAGGTCGTATTGGTATCGGTCGTGTCTTCCGTGGTAGTGTGAAAGTTGGGGACCAAGTTACCCTTTCTAAACTAGATGGTACAACCAAGAACTTCCGTGTTACAAAACTCTTCGGTTTCTTTGGTTTGGAACGTCGTGAGATCCAAGAAGCCAAAGCTGGTGATTTGATTGCTGTTTCTGGTATGGAAGATATCTTTGTCGGTGAAACTATCACTCCGACAGACGCTGTTGAAGCTCTTCCAATCCTACACATCGATGAGCCAACTCTTCAAATGACTTTCCTAGTCAACAACTCACCATTTGCTGGTAAAGAAGGTAAATGGGTGACTTCTCGTAAGGTAGAAGAACGCTTGCAAGCAGAATTGCAAACAGACGTTTCCCTTCGTGTTGACCCAACTGATTCACCAGATAAATGGACTGTTTCAGGACGCGGAGAATTGCACTTGTCAATCCTGATCGAAACCATGCGTCGTGAGGGTTATGAACTTCAAGTATCTCGTCCAGAAGTTATCGTAAAAGAAATCGATGGTGTGAAATGTGAGCCATTTGAACGTGTTCAAATCGACACTCCAGAAGAATACCAAGGGTCTGTTATCCAAAGCCTTTCTGAACGTAAGGGTGAAATGTTGGATATGATTTCAACTGGTAATGGTCAAACTCGTTTGGTCTTCCTTGTTCCAGCGCGTGGTTTGATCGGATACTCAACTGAGTTCTTGTCAATGACTCGTGGTTACGGTATCATGAACCATACATTCGACCAATACTTGCCATTGATTCCAGGTGAAATCGGTGGTCGTCACCGTGGTGCCCTTGTTTCCATCGATGCTGGTAAGGCAACAACCTACTCAATCATGTCTATCGAAGAACGTGGTACTATCTTTGTCAACCCAGGTACTGAGGTTTACGAAGGAATGATTATTGGTGAAAACTCTCGTGAAAACGACTTGACAGTGAATATCACCAAGGCGAAACAAATGACCAATGTTCGTTCAGCTACTAAGGACCAAACAGCGGTTATCAAGACACCTCGTATTTTGACGCTTGAAGAGTCACTTGAGTTCTTGAACGACGATGAGTACATGGAAGTAACACCTGAGTCTATCCGTTTGCGTAAACAAATCCTTAACAAGGCAGAGCGTGAGAAAGCCAACAAAAAGAAAAAATCAGCTGAATAA
- a CDS encoding DUF3165 family protein yields the protein MVYLIIGILLLLLYVFATPQSIKGTVNIVILVFVVVALLILLMLSILQIFQLPTEFFVTIAMLALAYFSLRDITLMPVKKGKRR from the coding sequence ATGGTTTATTTAATCATAGGAATCCTCTTATTACTACTCTATGTATTTGCGACACCACAAAGCATTAAAGGAACAGTCAACATCGTTATCTTGGTCTTTGTAGTTGTTGCACTCTTGATCTTGCTGATGTTGTCCATCTTGCAGATCTTCCAATTACCGACAGAATTCTTTGTCACAATAGCCATGCTGGCCCTAGCCTACTTTAGCTTGAGAGACATTACGCTCATGCCTGTAAAAAAGGGTAAAAGAAGATAA
- a CDS encoding nucleobase:cation symporter-2 family protein, which yields MQKQEKHSQAAVLGLQHLLAMYSGSILVPIMIATALGYSAEQLTYLISTDIFMCGVATFLQLQLNKYFGVGLPVVLGVAFQSVAPLIMIGQSHGSGAMFGALIVSGIYVVLISGIFSKVANLFPSIVTGSVITTIGLTLIPVAIGNMGNNVPEPTGQSLLLAAITVLIILLINIFTKGFIKSISILIGLVVGTTIAATMGLVDFSPVAAAPLVHVPTPLYFGMPTFEISSIVMMCIIATVSMVESTGVYLALSDITKDPIDSTRLRNGYRAEGLAVLLGGIFNTFPYTGFSQNVGLVKLSGIKTRLPIYYAAGFLVLLGLLPKFGALAQIIPSPVLGGAMLVMFGFVSIQGMQILARVDFANNEHNFLIAAVSIAAGVGLNNSNLFVSMPTAFQMFFSNGIVVASLLAIVLNAVLNHKKK from the coding sequence ATGCAAAAACAAGAAAAACACTCGCAAGCAGCCGTTCTTGGCTTGCAGCACTTACTAGCCATGTACTCAGGTTCTATCCTGGTTCCTATCATGATTGCGACAGCTCTTGGCTATTCAGCTGAGCAGTTGACCTACCTGATTTCTACAGATATATTCATGTGTGGGGTGGCCACCTTCCTCCAACTCCAACTCAACAAATACTTTGGTGTTGGGCTACCAGTCGTTCTTGGAGTTGCCTTCCAATCCGTCGCTCCTTTGATTATGATTGGACAAAGCCACGGTAGCGGAGCTATGTTTGGTGCCCTTATCGTTTCAGGGATTTATGTGGTTCTGATTTCAGGCATTTTCTCAAAAGTTGCCAATCTTTTCCCATCCATCGTTACAGGATCTGTTATTACCACAATTGGATTGACCCTGATTCCTGTCGCTATCGGAAATATGGGAAATAATGTCCCAGAGCCAACTGGTCAAAGTCTCCTACTTGCAGCCATCACTGTTCTAATTATCCTCTTGATTAACATCTTTACCAAAGGATTTATCAAGTCTATCTCTATTTTGATTGGGTTGGTCGTTGGGACTACCATTGCTGCTACCATGGGCTTGGTTGACTTCTCTCCTGTTGCGGCAGCTCCGCTTGTCCATGTTCCTACTCCCCTCTACTTTGGGATGCCAACCTTTGAAATCTCCTCTATTGTCATGATGTGTATCATCGCAACGGTGTCTATGGTTGAGTCAACTGGTGTTTATCTAGCCTTGTCTGATATCACAAAGGATCCAATTGACAGTACTCGCCTGCGCAACGGTTACCGTGCAGAAGGTCTGGCCGTACTTCTCGGAGGAATCTTTAACACCTTCCCTTACACAGGATTTTCACAAAACGTTGGCTTGGTTAAATTATCAGGTATCAAGACTCGTCTGCCAATCTACTACGCAGCTGGTTTCCTGGTTCTCCTTGGACTCCTACCTAAGTTTGGTGCCCTCGCCCAAATCATTCCGAGTCCTGTCCTTGGTGGCGCCATGCTGGTGATGTTTGGTTTTGTATCCATTCAAGGGATGCAAATCCTAGCGCGCGTTGACTTTGCTAACAATGAACACAACTTCCTTATCGCAGCTGTATCAATCGCCGCTGGTGTTGGACTAAACAATAGTAATCTCTTCGTCAGCATGCCAACAGCCTTCCAAATGTTCTTCTCAAACGGAATCGTCGTGGCAAGCCTCCTCGCAATTGTCCTCAATGCAGTATTAAATCATAAGAAGAAATAA
- a CDS encoding xanthine phosphoribosyltransferase — protein sequence MKLLEERILEDGHILGNNILKVDSFLTHQVDYRLMREIGKVFADKFASAGITKVVTIEASGIAPAIFTAEALDVPMIFAKKAKNITMNEGILTAEVYSFTKQVTSTVSIAGKFLSPEDKVLIIDDFLANGQAAKGLIQIIEQAGAKVEAIGIVIEKSFQDGRDLLEKAGYPVLSLARLDRFENGQIVFKEADL from the coding sequence ATGAAATTATTAGAAGAGCGCATCCTTGAGGATGGGCATATCTTGGGGAACAACATCCTCAAGGTGGATTCCTTTCTAACCCACCAAGTTGACTATCGCTTGATGCGAGAGATTGGTAAGGTATTTGCGGACAAATTCGCTTCTGCTGGCATTACCAAGGTCGTAACCATTGAAGCTTCAGGCATTGCCCCAGCCATTTTTACTGCCGAAGCCTTAGATGTCCCCATGATTTTCGCCAAGAAAGCTAAAAACATCACCATGAACGAAGGTATCTTAACTGCAGAAGTCTACTCCTTTACCAAGCAGGTGACCAGCACCGTTTCCATCGCTGGAAAATTCCTCTCACCAGAGGACAAGGTCTTGATTATTGACGATTTCCTTGCTAATGGCCAAGCTGCCAAAGGCTTGATACAAATCATCGAACAAGCTGGAGCAAAAGTTGAAGCGATTGGTATCGTGATTGAAAAATCTTTCCAAGATGGTCGTGATTTGCTTGAAAAAGCAGGCTACCCTGTCCTATCACTGGCTCGCTTGGATCGTTTCGAAAATGGTCAGATCGTATTTAAGGAGGCAGATCTCTAA
- a CDS encoding bleomycin resistance protein codes for MDYQAVIPEFVVSDLEKSRHFYCDLLGFSVEYERPEEKFLFLSFEDCQLMLEEGSTEELAQLTYPFGRGVNISFGIEDVPQLHQKLLEANYPIYRPLTKRTFRVGDHYIYPHEFAVLDPDGYFLRFSE; via the coding sequence ATGGACTATCAAGCTGTCATTCCTGAATTTGTAGTATCTGACCTCGAAAAGTCACGCCACTTCTACTGCGACTTGCTGGGATTTTCTGTCGAATACGAGCGTCCAGAGGAGAAATTTCTCTTCCTCTCGTTTGAAGACTGCCAACTTATGCTAGAAGAAGGCAGCACAGAAGAATTAGCCCAACTAACCTATCCTTTCGGGCGCGGTGTCAATATTTCCTTTGGCATTGAAGATGTCCCTCAGCTCCACCAAAAACTGCTGGAGGCCAACTATCCTATTTATCGTCCTTTGACTAAGAGAACATTTCGTGTTGGGGATCACTACATCTATCCTCACGAATTTGCAGTCTTGGATCCAGATGGCTATTTTTTAAGATTTAGCGAATAG
- a CDS encoding exodeoxyribonuclease III has protein sequence MKLISWNIDSLNAALTSDSARAKLSQEVLQTLVAENADIIAIQETKLSAKGPTKKHLEILAELFPNYENTWRSSQEPARKGYAGTMFLYKKELTPTVTFPEIGAPSTMDLEGRIITLEFDEFFVTQVYTPNAGDGLKRLEERQVWDVKYAEYLAELDKHKPVLATGDYNVAHKEIDLANPASNRRSPGFTDEERAGFTNLLATGFTDTFRHVHGDVPERYTWWAQRSKTSKINNTGWRIDYWLTSNRVADKVTKSDMIDSGARQDHTPIVLEIEL, from the coding sequence ATGAAACTCATCTCATGGAATATTGATTCCCTCAATGCTGCCCTAACTAGTGACTCAGCTCGTGCCAAATTGTCCCAAGAAGTACTACAAACCTTGGTCGCTGAAAATGCTGATATCATCGCTATCCAAGAAACCAAGCTTTCTGCCAAGGGTCCTACTAAAAAACACTTGGAAATTTTAGCTGAACTCTTTCCAAACTACGAAAACACGTGGCGTTCTTCTCAAGAACCTGCCCGCAAAGGCTATGCTGGAACCATGTTCCTTTATAAGAAAGAACTCACACCCACTGTCACTTTTCCAGAAATCGGTGCCCCTTCTACCATGGACTTAGAAGGTCGCATCATCACTCTAGAATTTGATGAATTTTTCGTGACCCAAGTTTACACTCCAAACGCTGGCGACGGTCTCAAACGTTTGGAAGAGCGTCAAGTCTGGGATGTGAAATATGCTGAGTATCTAGCTGAGTTAGACAAACATAAACCAGTCCTTGCGACGGGTGACTACAATGTAGCCCACAAGGAAATCGACCTTGCAAACCCTGCCAGCAACCGCCGTTCACCTGGATTTACAGACGAAGAACGTGCTGGATTTACCAACCTCTTGGCAACTGGATTTACAGACACCTTCCGTCATGTTCACGGCGATGTCCCAGAACGCTACACTTGGTGGGCGCAACGCAGCAAGACTTCTAAAATCAACAATACAGGCTGGAGAATCGACTACTGGCTGACTAGCAACCGCGTGGCTGACAAGGTGACCAAGTCTGACATGATTGACTCAGGTGCGCGTCAAGACCATACACCGATTGTATTGGAAATTGAACTCTAA
- a CDS encoding DUF3290 family protein → MKFYSYDYVLSQISQQNGIMIGFGIVLLAITGFFAFKAYRDKKGTKFRELVMILALTLVAMLLVTISKYQTNQASNNQFQTSLHFIEVVSKDLGVDKSEVYVNTSAATDGALVKVGPNFYRAMNGSQPDKYLLEKLELNQTDAIELVEVNK, encoded by the coding sequence ATGAAATTTTACTCATATGACTATGTACTTAGCCAAATCAGTCAGCAAAATGGCATCATGATTGGCTTTGGAATTGTTCTCCTAGCTATCACAGGATTTTTTGCTTTTAAAGCCTATCGAGATAAAAAGGGGACTAAGTTTCGGGAATTGGTCATGATTTTGGCCTTGACCTTGGTGGCCATGCTTTTGGTGACAATCTCAAAATACCAGACCAATCAAGCCTCTAACAACCAATTTCAAACCTCCCTTCATTTCATAGAGGTTGTTTCCAAAGATTTGGGAGTGGATAAATCAGAAGTTTATGTCAATACTTCTGCAGCCACTGATGGAGCGCTTGTCAAGGTAGGTCCAAATTTCTACCGCGCCATGAACGGGAGCCAACCAGACAAGTATCTTTTAGAGAAATTAGAATTGAATCAAACAGACGCTATTGAATTGGTGGAGGTAAACAAATGA
- a CDS encoding DUF421 domain-containing protein: MTLNYMEILIKLALGLFSLVFVINVTGKGNLAPNSATDQIQNYVLGGIIGGVIYNSSISILQYAVILMMWTILVLTLKWLNNNVRFVKRLIDGKPTLLIKNGQIDPEACRSVGLSAAEVALKLRSQGIFQMKQVKCAVQEQNGQLIVVQIGDENPKYPVVTDGVIQVDVLESIGRNEEWLLDNLSKQGHDNVANIFIAEYDKGAVTVVTYE; encoded by the coding sequence ATGACACTCAATTATATGGAAATTTTAATCAAACTGGCCTTGGGTCTTTTCTCTCTTGTTTTTGTTATTAATGTGACAGGAAAGGGGAATCTAGCACCTAACTCTGCTACAGACCAAATTCAGAACTATGTTCTTGGTGGTATCATCGGTGGGGTGATTTACAATAGTTCAATCAGCATTCTGCAGTACGCAGTGATTTTGATGATGTGGACGATTTTGGTCTTGACCCTCAAGTGGCTCAATAACAATGTTCGTTTTGTCAAACGCTTGATTGATGGAAAACCAACTCTCCTTATCAAAAATGGGCAGATTGACCCAGAAGCCTGTCGTTCAGTTGGTTTGTCTGCAGCAGAAGTTGCTCTCAAACTTCGTAGCCAAGGGATTTTCCAGATGAAACAGGTCAAATGCGCTGTGCAGGAGCAAAATGGCCAACTCATCGTGGTCCAAATAGGAGATGAAAATCCTAAGTATCCAGTTGTGACTGACGGTGTGATCCAAGTCGATGTTTTGGAGTCGATTGGTCGTAACGAAGAGTGGTTGCTTGACAATCTCAGCAAGCAAGGGCATGACAATGTAGCCAATATCTTTATCGCTGAGTATGACAAGGGTGCGGTCACAGTCGTAACCTATGAATAA